CTGCGTGCGCTCCACATTTCCCCCTCCACATAAACGGAGCCTTCGAGGTGGACTTCGGTGCGCGTCTCGCCAATTTGCCCGATGAGGCGGTCCAGCGAATGCACGGGGGGCTTCTCGCGCCAGGCGCGCAGGCCAGCCCGAACCCCGAACCAGAAGTACGCCCCCAACAGGGCCGAGGCGCTGAAGGCCAGCGCCGGGTGAACGGCTGTGCCCCCCTGGGGCGCTCGAAAGAGGAAGACCGAGCCACCGATGAGGCCCAGGGCGCTGAGCAGCAGCCAGCCCCATTGCCCTCGCCGGACGAACACGGGCACGATGAGCGCCCCCAGGCCCAGGGCCAGGGCGAGCAGCGCCCAGAGGTTGATGCTCAGATGGAGGGCCGCGTAGCCCGCCAGCACCCCGGCTGCCAGGGCGCCGATTTCCAGCAGGCCGGTCCCCGGTACCAACACGGCCAGGGTGGCCAGGAAGATGGTCAGCACCAGGAGCAGATAGGCGATATTGGGGTCAAACAGCACGCTCATGGCAGCGCTTCTCCTTGGGTCTAGGCGGGCCTGAATTGATTATACAGGAAAACGGGGCGCCGGAAGCGCCCTTTTGAGGGTTCCTGCCTCCTCCCAGGCCAAAAAAGAACGGGCCGAAGGTGCCCCTCGGCCCGTGGCGAACCTGCTGGTTTGCGGTTCAGGGGATGTGGAGGGTTTGCCCCGGGGTCAACGGCGTGTTGACCGAGATGCCGTTGGCCGCGGCAATGGCTTCGGGAGAGACATCACCGTAGTAGCAGGCGATGGAGTAGATGGTGTCGCCCACGCGCACGGTGTAGGTATCGGGATGCGGATGCCAGGCCCGGTTGCCGGGGAAGGGCGGCGCGTTTTGCGGGATGGTCAGCACGGTACCCGGATAGACGACCTGCCCCCGGCTCAGGCCGTTGACGGCCAGCAGGGTGTTCGGGTCAATGTTGAACCGCCGCGCCAGGCAGTAGGGGTATTCCCCTTTGTGAAGGGTGTAGGAGGAAGGCACGGTGATCGTGGGTATCCCGGCCGTGGTGGGCACGGGGGTGGCCGTGGGGGGCTGAGGCTTTGGGGTGGGTGTGGTGCCCCCGGCAGGGATGGAGGTGGGCGTATCCACGGCACCACCACCGGCTTCTGGCCCTAAGGTTTGCATCATCATGGTCGCCACGGCTGCAGCGGTGGCGGTGGGGGCGTTCATCGCGCCGGCCCCTGCACCTGGCCTGCCACCCACAGGCGTGGGAAAGCCTCCGCCCAAGGTTTCAGGCGCGGCCAGAGTGGGTGTCGGCGGCAAGGCCGTCGTGGCCGAGCGGGTGCAGCCAACCAGAGCCAGCAAAACGAGACTAAGCCCTAAGGCGAGGAAGATCCCCTTGTTGTTCATGGCGACTCCTTTCTCCAGAACCTCCCTGGACTGAGTTCATGTTAGCATAATTTGCAAATGGTGTCAATTTGCCCGCCGGGCGTTACCAGTTGGGCGCGGGGGTGACCACGATGAGCAGGCGTTGCACAACCCATCCTGTGATGTCTTCGGAGGGTACATAGATTTTGGCCCACAGATGGCCGTCGGCTTCATGGCCAATCTCAAGGATAATCACCTTGGTGCCGTTGAGGGCCCCGCCCACGGAAGGCTGGTCGAATCCCGGCGCCTGGCGGATGATCACGCCATTGGCCTGATCGGTGTATACGATGGCGACGATGGGGGTCGGCGTTGGGCTGGGCACCGTGACCGTGGGAGTGGGTGAAGGGCTCGGTGAGGGGGTCACGGTTGCCGTGGGCGGAAGGATGGCGGTGGGGGTAGGCGTGTGGGTGGGGAGGACAGGAGGCGCAGGAACGGTGCCGGCCACGGTCGAGGGAAGGGTCGGTGAGGGCGAAGGGCGGTTGGGGAGCAAGGCCTCGGGAGAAGCCGTTGGGCTGGCGGAGAGTGGAAGGGTGCCTGCCTGCGGCCAGGCCAGCCACCCGGCGCCCACCGTGACCAGCGCCAAACCGGCCATGCCCAGGAGAAAGAAGGCCTGACGGGCAGGGCGTAGCCCCAACGCCCAGGCCACGGCCACACTCAACCACACCGCCAGAAGCAAATGCAGACCAAAGGCCGCCAGTGCCCCCTGCCAGAGGGCTGGCCGGCCGCCGGTGAGGCCGAAGCCGGCGGCGGTCAGAGGCAGCCAGAGGGTGTAGGCCAGCGCCACACCCGGTAGCGCCGCGCGTTGCGGCGCGCGCACGAGCGCCCAGGTGCCCCAAAGAGTGCCGACGCTCAACAGCAGGGCGGCGCCCCATCCCGGTGCGACCACGCGTGTGGCGTAGGCCAGCCGATGCTGAGGGAAGGCCAGGGAGGCCAGCCCGCCCAGCAAACCGATGCCGAAAGTCACCAGGCCGCCCACGCCTAAGGCGCCGAGCACCTGCCCCAAGTAGCCCCATACCCCGCTGAACAG
This portion of the Anaerolineae bacterium genome encodes:
- a CDS encoding LysM peptidoglycan-binding domain-containing protein gives rise to the protein MNNKGIFLALGLSLVLLALVGCTRSATTALPPTPTLAAPETLGGGFPTPVGGRPGAGAGAMNAPTATAAAVATMMMQTLGPEAGGGAVDTPTSIPAGGTTPTPKPQPPTATPVPTTAGIPTITVPSSYTLHKGEYPYCLARRFNIDPNTLLAVNGLSRGQVVYPGTVLTIPQNAPPFPGNRAWHPHPDTYTVRVGDTIYSIACYYGDVSPEAIAAANGISVNTPLTPGQTLHIP
- a CDS encoding SH3 domain-containing protein, which encodes MTPPAEAQPSPAPSFRRRPRQRRRWLPPAGEDEHSALLAAAARRAVPSAWFFLQIALAALVWNWALLADLPAGLVLGALAAPFLGPVLGLGLGLFSGVWGYLGQVLGALGVGGLVTFGIGLLGGLASLAFPQHRLAYATRVVAPGWGAALLLSVGTLWGTWALVRAPQRAALPGVALAYTLWLPLTAAGFGLTGGRPALWQGALAAFGLHLLLAVWLSVAVAWALGLRPARQAFFLLGMAGLALVTVGAGWLAWPQAGTLPLSASPTASPEALLPNRPSPSPTLPSTVAGTVPAPPVLPTHTPTPTAILPPTATVTPSPSPSPTPTVTVPSPTPTPIVAIVYTDQANGVIIRQAPGFDQPSVGGALNGTKVIILEIGHEADGHLWAKIYVPSEDITGWVVQRLLIVVTPAPNW